ctcccctccccgccaccGGcccgggaagggaagggaagggaagggaagggaagggaagggaagggaagggaagggaagggaagggaagggcgcCGCTACCTGCCCAGCTCCTCGgcctccccgcccggccccggagCGCCGCCGGCGGCCATGGGGCTATTGTCCgcgccggccgccccccgccgccccctgcccgccgcccgctccccgcccgccccgacCTGGAAGCGGTCGCTGTGCCCGGTGCCGCGGCGGCCCCGTCCCCCTGACGCGCATCCTgcgcgcccgccccgctccgctccgctccgctccgccccgccccgccccgccgccatgCCCGCCGGCGTGCCCTGGCCCACCTACCTGAAGACGCTGGCGGCcagcctgctggccatgctggcGGGGGCGGAGGTGGTGCACAGGTACTACAGGCCCGACCTCGTGAGTGCTCCCGGGGCTCCGGGGATAGGGGGCGGCCGGGCTGAGGGGTGCCCCCGCGGGGGCTTCCTGCCGGGCTGGGACCGCGGCTCTGCCGTGGGGCTCTGTGGTGGTTTGTTGGGAAGGGCGTACAGAAGGGGAACGGGGAAGGGGGTGGAAGCAGGGCTTTCTCCCGCCCCGCTAATGAAGATGACCGATGCTTCTCATTAGGAAGTGGCAGACCGAGCACCCCCGGGGGTACCGGTGGTCGGTTTGGTCTCTTAAAGGCCTTAGAACTTGCAGTCGTGTCAAAATATAAGCAATGATGCCACTCTTCTCACGGATAAGTAAAAGGATACGCGTTTTTAATAATAGAACTTTATTAGAGGTAAATAGGCACATATTAAGAATGATCTATATCCCTTTAAACTAGCAAGAATTTTAATTAAGGaggaaagatatttaaaatgtcatctgttTCCCTTTCAAAATGTAATCTCAtccatttaatttataaaaacaaaacactagaAGCAGTGagacttatttttcctcttggtgacagaaaaatatttacagaaacttCACCTGGTGCTTTAAAGCTATGCTAGACACCTCCACCAAGCTTACTCTCCCAAATGGCAAAGAGCAGCTTTGTGCCTTTAAACAGCCTgtgcttccttcctccttttacTACAAGTGTGTTTTGCTACTTTGAAATAGAAGTCAAATTACAAAAAGGTAATAGGTtaattttcaagatgttttgcttgtaaaaaatattatacTCTGCTCAAAAATGAGGGAGATGTGATGACAATTTGTATGTTTTGGATATAATGCCATCTCCTACGGGGTATGTTAATGTACTGTTTTATGAAGGAGATGTAATGACAATTTGGATATAATGCCATCTCTTACAGGGTGTTAATGTATTGGTTTTGTGagtttagtttttcttctgctacagCACTgacatctttctgtttttaacagagTATACCTGAAATACCTCCTAAGCCTGGAGAGCTGAGAACAGAACTGTTGGGTGTAAAAGCAAGATCGAGCAAAGCTGAAACATCCCAGCACTGACCACGCTTTACTTATGTTATGAAAACTCGAACTGATAAAGCATTTGTTCAACTATCTCGACTGTAGAAATCCACATGAAATattctttatgcttttttgtttcactgaagtAGAGTTACAGGCAGCATACATTGTAAATAAACGTGTGATGAATACTGTCGGAAGTCCAATCAGTTGTTTACCAAAGAGCGTATGATTTTTAGTCTTGATTTGCAGTGTAAATATCCtccaaaataaaagatgtgaaTTCACATTGACCGTGTCTGATGGAGTTTGAAGCTTTTCAGCTGATGCCCTGCTTTTGGTATAggtagaattaattttcttcatagaaattTACATGATGCTGTGTtctggatttttgatgaaaatagcaGCAATAACACGGATGTTATatagttgttgcagagcagtgcctgcaCAGAGGCAAGGTCTcctcagcttcttgtgctgccctgccagcgaggaggctggggatgcaccaggagctgggacgggacacagccagggcagctggcccAAGGGATAGCCTATGCCCTGTGATGCCCTCAAATTTAAAACTGGAGGGGAAAGAAGTGTGTGAACAGAGTGATGGCCTTTGTCTTCCCAGGAAGCTGTTATGCaagagccctgctttcctgtaaaTGGCTGACAACTGCCTGCTGAGGGGAAGCAGCAACTGAATGCCTTTCTTGGCTTTGCTTGGGGGCATAGCTTTTACTTGACCTACCcaactgtctttatctcaacccctgagtTTCCTAACCTTTACCTCTACcattctctcccccttcccatgGGGCTACTCAgggaacagctgtgtggtgcccagctgcctgccagggttaaaccacaacagctgaTGAACAAGTGTAGGAAGCTAGAGAAAcgtgaaaacattaaaaaaaaaatcaaacttttatTGCCACTCATTAGCCCTAATGAGTGTCTGTTCTTCTGTAATAGAACCCCAACTGACTGTTGGCACTTACCATCTTGCTACACTATGACAATAGTTTTGTTCTATGCAATACAGAACCTAGTACAGTAAATTATGGCATGAACAAATAAAGACTCCTTACAGCTGCACTTCTTGTACAGGACTAATGCTGGTTAACTGCTGTTACAGCGGCTTTGTCTGTATTACTGACAGGAAATCTATTTTGGTCCACTCGGTTGCATTAGttaaaatagaacaaatatGTGCAGGTAACAGCAAAATTGTTTGTACTCCATGTGGGCATCTTCTGTTTATGTATTGACTGCTTTTGAACAAAACTAAGTGCAGGTTTACCTTTCAGTCCTCAGGCTCTCCACAAAATTCTTGCATGAGGAACTCAAGAAGATACACCAAGTCAGCGTACCACGAGGATGGTGTGCCAACCCCTTTTTGAACAGTATGCAGCAGAGCATGTGAAGGCTGGTAATTGCTTTCCCTTGACAAAGGCACAGGTTTCAACCTCAAATCTCACTCACATTTGACTTGGGGAAAAGAGAACCGCAGGCTGGCAGATGATtcatataaggaaaaaaaaaaaaagctcagttcTGGTGACTGTGCTCTGCTGTACCTATACAGTGTTTAGATTGCTAACTGTAGACCTCAACGTCTTTGAGAACCAGAGAACAGCTTATTGAAGACAGATGAGGCACTTTGGCAATATTTTGTTCTTGCTCTGAATATGGGTAACTGAAAACCActgttgtttctctttaaagtgACGGGATTCACCACCCCTTACCCAATTTACTTACAGTTTGTCAGACTATCGCCTCTTTCATTCTGCTGCTGACTCTGACATTAGATGGATTCTACTTCAGAACAAAATTTGCTGCAGCCTTTAATCACAAATTCATTTCTTCCAAACGCATCCTGCTTCTAGTGGAAACTGAGCAACAAGGAACATGTTTTAGCACTGAGGGAACCACTCTTGAGTGCCCAGCTAGTAGCAGCAAAGGTGCCAGTGCGCCAGGTTTGAGTAGCAGTTACTGCCCAGAATCAGTACAActacagcagtgaaaaaaaacacaactccgTATGACTGCAAGACACTTCTTCAGCAGTGACACTGTTTCACAAAGTTGACGAAAAGTTACAACTGCGAGTTTGTGCCTATTAATAGCAAACACTTGTCACTCCAGGCTAAATAAAGCAGCTGGACCACAGCCATGCTGCACATGATAAGTCTCAgctgaggaagatgaagaagcACAAAGCATGACTCCAAAGTGtgctctttattatttttgaaacgGAATCAGATAGGGCATCCTGTAACCAGTCAATGCCTTCTGAACTCCAGCCATGGAACAGAGCAAAGGTTGTGTTGTTTGAAGTTTGTaaggaataaacagaaaagaattccATAGCAAACAATCCTACACCTCTGCTAACATTCCTACCAGGTTTCTGAGCTGCAAAACCAGACAGCAGGCCTAAGCCACATCTGCTACTCAGGCTGGTCAAGCATAGATAAGATGGGCATGCGTACTTTTAATGCATTCAAGGATTTACTTCGTATTTCAAGCTTCATATAGTGACTCTGGAACATTACAAGTTATTTTAGggaatattaaatgaaaatcttaGAAGCAGTTAATTGCTACAAAACACATGCCTTAAAAATGGTGCTCTTGCCCTATTCAAGAACTTACTAACAAAGGACTGCTGCTATTACAGCTGATGCTGCTACCTGCTAAACAACTCAAGAGTTGGACCACTCCTTACACAACTTTGTGTATTAAAGACGCTTCAGCAGTGAACCCCCATCCCAATTAAGCTCCTCTTCCAGGAAGTCTCTAACAGCATACTTTAATAAACAAACTCTGTACCCATGAATAAACCCTAATTATTTGGGCAACACAACctagtaaaaataaatgggaagaCAAGCTTTTTACCTCAGTATTTAGGTACCTTCACCTAATTACAGGTGATTTCACCAAAGATCATGAGACTTAAATTTCCCTCTTTTGTCTGCCTAGTTAACAAGAGTGGTTCTCAAGCAGGAGCAGTACTTAAACAACCCTATGTACTTTCACAGAAGGCAAATAAAGATCAATGTAAACTTTTCCTACCAACtctgtgaaaatgtttcaaaagtaGAGGCACTAGTGAGAAAACAGTGCTTCATGCAAACACCACAAAACTAACGTAAGTAGAAGAGAGAGTGGAGTGTCCAACTTGTCTACATTACACAGTATTCCATTTGGTGTCAACAGATTTTGCTTGAATTAGCTTAAGTATGTACAGTGATTTGTCACAGTGGGGACACAGAACAAGAGCtaaaaagttcagaaataaTAGCATTAAAGAGTAACTGTAACAGCAAAGAACTTCCACATGAAAAAATGGAGGAAGGACTACTGTAGCTGTTGGGAAAGCTACCTGAGTTAAAGGCAAGGTTACTACTGCGGAGGATAAGGATAGAGGATAAGGATCGTCTCCCAGAGAGTAAGCTGCTTCCAGTTATTCTTCAATcctttaatgaaaggaaaatcaaaaatcattttgctcaTCTCAGCTGCAATACCTACCGGTGCCTGTTCTGTAAAGTGCAGTAAAGTCATATCCAGTGCCACTGTGTTTTAAGCACATTTCTGAAAGCCTGCTACAAACCCTCACTTTTTACAACACTGCCTTTCCATTCAAGCCAGCAGGACTTCAGTTCcaacacttatttttaaatgccttatCTCATCTTTAAGATGTCAGCATTATATAACTTCCTGAATGCTTATTCCACACAAACAAGTTTGAGTAGAGCTCTTAGATGCCAGGTATAGTTGGGACTGGACAGCACAGCAGATCTGTTAACACAAAACCCAGCCTTAAGCATATGCTTTTGACTGCTGTGTATTTCAGAAGTGTGGCTGTACCAGTGCGGAACAGCATCAGGACAGCAAATTCCCTGCTGGACAAAGGACCTGGACACTCAAGACAATCCCTTTAATTCTTGAAGACGAGCTGAGCTTACTATGTAGAATTTAGAGTTACTGGTGTTtgggaacattttattttgtacatgACAAGATTTTACACCAAGTCAgttaaataatacaaatttaCATTCATGAGGAATGTTTTAGAAAAGTCAACTTAAAAAATCTCCTCTGCCCTTAACCCCCATACCATCCCTCAACcttttacagtggaaaaaaacaaaatctaattCACATCCCTTCCTAGCCCCCCAATGCAGGATGGTAGGCAAGTGCAGTTTACAGTTCATCTTTCACATCTGTGGATTCCTGTGGAGACAAACAGAGAATCAGAACATTGCTTTTACAAAGTGCAAAAAGTTAGTCTGCCAGTTCATCTGAAATAGCTCTGTTGATACTTCCCAAAGCACTAACAGAAGTGATGTAACTTttgaagagacaaagaaaacaaaacttctcaGTCTATTCAGATTTAGTTTACCATCTTTAATACTTTAAGTTACCTTTCAGGCATAGTATTAGTACTGTTAACATCCCATAACTTTGCTCCCTTATTTATTGCTATCACTGCAGGTTATACTACTCTGTAAGTGCAGTAGTGATAGCATCAAAACTAGCGTAATTATCTACGGTCCAGTAAGTATTATTCTTCAGTGTATTCTTAGGTAATCTGACATAATAGTAGGCAAATACACCTCTaaaagctttgtatttttatttttattagtctCAAAATGTAATGTTACAGGACTCTTCCAAAAGCAGCCTACGCAAGCAGGTCCAGTCAGGACTTCACAGTAACTTAGAAGTTAACATCACTGA
This is a stretch of genomic DNA from Cygnus atratus isolate AKBS03 ecotype Queensland, Australia chromosome 1, CAtr_DNAZoo_HiC_assembly, whole genome shotgun sequence. It encodes these proteins:
- the LOC118256896 gene encoding protein BRAWNIN, with product MPAGVPWPTYLKTLAASLLAMLAGAEVVHRYYRPDLSIPEIPPKPGELRTELLGVKARSSKAETSQH